Sequence from the Streptomyces sp. R33 genome:
AAGCCCGCGGTGGCCGACCGGCCGGATGACGCCCTCCGCGCCTGCCGGGCTGCCGTCAACCCTTTCCGGGCACGTACGGCTGGTGGCCGGGGTACACGTGATCGGGGGTCACGATGCCGGTGACCGCCTCGCCGAAGAGCGTGCTGGGCTCCTGGCCCTTGTAGCTTGCATCGGTGTTGAGGAGGATCACCATGGTCGCCTGTGCCTGCGGCAGGTAGACGGGCAGGACTTCGTATCCGGGGATCGAGCCGTTGTGACCGATCCAGCCCTGGACGTTGAAGATTCCCAGCCCGTAGCCGTCGCCCTGGATGTTCATCGGGGTGGTCTTGAGACGTTCGGCCTGGGTCGCGGGCGTGAGCAGCCTGCCGGTGGCGAGGGTGCGGGCCCAGCTGCGCAGGTCCTCCAGGTCGGAGACCATCTCACCGGCGGCCCAGGCCCAGGAGGGGTTCCAGCGGGTCGCGTCCTCGATCTTGCCCGAGGCCGTCTGGTTGGTGTACCCGTGCGCGTACGGATCCGGTAGGGCCGCACTCGTGGGGAAGACCGTACGGCGGAGCCCGGCCGGTGCCAGGACGTCCTTGGCGATGACCTCGTGGAGCGGCCGGCCGGTGATCTTCTCCACCACCAGCCCGAGCAGGATCAGGTTGGTGTTGGAGTAGTCGAACTCCGCGCCCGGCGCGAACTGAACGGGGTGTTTGAAGGCGTAGTCGAGCAACTGCTGTGGCGTGAAGGACTGTTCGGGATCGGCTTGGAGCTTCTTGTTGAAGTTCTCGTCCATGCTGTAGTTGAAGAGCCCGCTGCGCATGCCCGCCAGTTCGCGCAGGGTGATGCGGTCGCCGTTCGGAACGCCCTTGACGTACTTGCCGATGGGGTCGTCCAGTCCGATCTTGCGCTGGTCGACCAGTTGGAGGAGGGCGGTGACCGTGAACGTCTTGGTCTCACTGCCGATGCGTACGTGGAGCCCGGTGGTCATGGGCGCGCCGGTCGCCTTGTCCGCCACCCCGAAGGTCTTCACGTAGCTCCCCTTGCCGGGGGCCCACAGGCCCACGGTCACGCCCGGCACCTTCGTCTGGCGCATGACCTGCCGGATGGCCGCGTCCAGCTGCGCTGCAACGGCCGGCGTGAGCTGCGGGAAGGGCGTGTCGGCGTCCGGGGAGGGGGCGGCGGAGAGGGGGGTGGACGGCACGGGGGTGGACGGCGCCGGAGCGGTCACCGCGGATGCGGAGCCCGCGAACACCGGGACGATGAGCACGCCTGCGGCGGCAGCAGCCGCGCAGGCCCGGCGCAACCGGAGGTGGGTTGGCTTCACGGCATGGTCTCCTGCCGTCCGGGGACCCAGGCAACAGTGCAAGCGTAGGTCTGCGCCACTCCGGTCGCGCGGTGAGTCCGACGACTTGGCTTCGCCGGCTGCGGGGCGGGGCGGGAATGCGCCGACCGAGGCTTCTGTTACAGGAGGCAGCTGGCATGCGCGAGTCAAATATCGCGGCCAGTGTCGCTGAGAGGAGCACCACGTGGCACGCACCGTCACGCGCCCCGTCGTCCGACTGAAATCGACGGCCGGGACCGGCACCACCTATACGACGCGGAAGAGCACCCGGAACAGTCCGGACCGGCTCGTCCTGCGGAAGTACGACCCGCTGGCCGGCAGGCACGTCGCCTTCCGAGAGGAACGCTGAGCCCCACCGGACGCCGCCCGGCACGCAGGCACGCACTCGGCACACGCCCATGAGGAAGGAAACCGCATGAAGCCCCGTATCCACCCCGAATCCCGCTCCGTCGTCTTCCGCGACCGCGCAGCCGACGTCGCGTTCCTGACCAGGTCGACCGCGCACGCGTCGGGGACGATCGAGTGGCAGGACGGCAAGACCTACCCGCTGGTCGACGTCGAGATCTCGTCGGCGAGCCACCCGCTGTACACGGGGACCTCACGGATCGTGGACTCCGAGGGCCGCGTGGAGCGCTTCAACCGCCGCTACGGCCGCTGAGCGCGGACCACGGCCGACCGCTCGTCCCGGCCCCGCGGCTTGCGGGGCCGGGCCGGTTCGGGCGTGGGCTTCCCGCCGTGACACCGCGTGTTCCGCGAAGCGGGGGGCGATACTGAAGATCCACGTACGAAGGCTGACTCGGCCGGCCGGGTGGGGACGCAGCAGTGCCGACGCCGCAGCAGTGCCGATGACTACGAGGGGAGCCGTTCATGACCACGGCGAAGGACCTGTTCATCATCGCGATGGACCCGCAGCCGGACCGTTCGGTGGGGCAGGGTGACCTGTCGCTCGCACTCGCGGGAGCCGAGCTGATCGATCTCATCGATGCGGAGGCCGTCGCCCTGGACGGTGACAGCATCGTGCCCGGTCAGCAGTCGGCGCTGGATGACCGCCTGCTGGACGAGGCAGCCGCGGTGCTGGCGCAGCAGGCGCCGTACGAGCAGGTCGAGGACTGGCTGTGGCGCAGGGGACGCGATCTGGCCGCGGCGTACCAGGCCGCCCTCGAGGCGGACGGTCAACTGGCCCGGGGGCGAAGCGGCCGGTCGCTCTTCGGGGCGGAACGCCTGGAAGTGGTCGATTCCCCCGCTCGCCGCCAGGCCCTGAGCCGCTGGGAGGCGGAAGAGCCCGTCTTGGCCGCCCTCGCTGCAGCCGTGGGGATCATGAGGGGGGCGTCCGAGGAGGAACCGAACCTCGACGAGAACGAAGCGGCGACGACCGTGCTGGCCGTCGTCAACGACGCGGTCATGGAACTGGAAGCCGTACGCCAGAGGCGGTCCATCGAGAAGGCGGCGTTCGCCAACGTCTGGCGCGGGCCGTGACCGGTACCTGATGTGGCCTCCGCTCGACCGGTCCACGACGGCCGAAATGCAACAGGTCGCCGAACCGGCTCCCGGACCGGGGCGCGAGCTTCTAGGCTGGTCACATGCGCCACACGCTCACCAGCCTCGCCAGTGCCTACGAACTGGAGCGCGTCAAGCGTGCCCCGGCCGGCGGACGCGACTTCATGGCCCGGGCCGCCGCCTATGAGGAACGGGTGGCACAGCACCCCGACCTGCGCCACTGGTCCCCCGTGGACAACGCCGATCCCGGGGACGACGGACCGACGCGTGTTCTCGATGCCGACCTCGACGCGTGGACACGCCTCGGCGACGGCCCGAACCGCGGCGCGTGGCGGATGGCACGGTTCAGCCGCCCGGAACAGGAGGAGCAGCCCGGCGGCGCGCTGACCTGGCAGGAGCTCACGTATCACTACGGGCCCCTCACCGAGGACATTCCGTAGGGCGATCCGTTCCCGCGTGACCCTCGACTCCGTCCTGATGCCTGCCGGCCCCCGGTCGGAAGCGACCGGGGGCCGGCAGGCGTGACGGTCGATCAGCAGTTGCGGACGGAGTAGATCGGCGTCCAGTTCTGGCCCTGCTGGCCGCCGCCGGGCTTGAACGACTTGTCGACCCCGCCGTTCTGGTAGTAGAAGTACGAGGTGGGGTTGCCCGTCTGGTTGTCGAAGTACCAGCCGTTGCCTTCCCAGTTGTACACCGTGTACCGGTTGCAGTTGTAGAGGTAGAAGATCTTCCAGTCCGACGTCGTCGGATCCCAGACGAGGGTGCAGAGGTTCCCGCTGTCGCAGCCGTAGCTGCCACTCGCCGGCACGTGGCCGGTGCGGACGGCGGGCGAGATCCCCGGGGACGCGGCAGCTGCGAGGGACGCCGGCCGGGCGTCTGCGGGCGCCGCCGGCGCGACCAGGACGCGGGCGCCCGCGCCCTGGTCCGAGGGCGCGGCGGCCTCGGCCGACCCGGTGGTGAAGGCCGCCGTGAGCAGCATCGTGGTGACGCCGACCATGCCGAGAACGGAACGCTTGGGGCGCATCGTGGACTCCTTGTCAGAGCGGTGTGACGTGCCTCGAGACTCGTGGAGGAGCCGCTGCGGCAGTACCTCGCACCTGCGAGGGTCAGCAGTTCGGGACCCAGGCGTGGGAGCGCGGCCGGTCCGCGCCGGTGAGGTTGGCCCGGGTACGCACCTTCACGCAGCCCAGCAGCTCCCGCCGGTCGGGCTGGGCGTAGTAGAGGACGTCGACCTGGGTCGCCCCCTCGGCGAGGTCGAACCCGTTGTTGTAGACCGAGCGTGGCCCGCTCCGGGCCGCCCACGGACAGGGGGCCTGGCCGTCGCTCCAGTCGGTGTCGCCGTCGACCCAGGAGCACATCTCGCCCCGGCCGTCCTCCTCCGCGTAGAAACAGACGGCCCCGCGGCGGCACCGTTCGTACCCCGCCTCGGCCGCGCCCCCCAACGGGAGCAGGCCCGAGCCCCATACGACCCCCAGGACGGCCAGCGCCACCGTCCCGGCCGTGATCACCGCGCGGCGCCACCGCCGTCGCGGATCGAGGGCGCGCAGGATGCCCGGTACGCGCCGTGGTGCGGCCCGGTCCGCGGCCGCCGCCTCCACCCGGCTCAGCAGTGACGCCGCGGTGTGCCGGGCCCGGTCCTCGTGCCTGCGGGCCAGGCAGTCGCGCACGATGTCCCGCCAGGGCTCAGGCAGTTCCGGCGACAGCCGCAGTTCCTCCTCGCCCCTGGCATAGCGCAGCGCCGCGTCCCGGCGGGCGGCGGGGGTGCCGCCGGGCAGCGGCAGCGAGCCCGTCAGGACCACGTGGGCCAGTACGCCGAAGGCCCAGATGTCGGCCGTGGGGCGGATCTTCGTCCCCCGTTCGCCGACCTCCGACCAGAGCAGGTCCGGCGGGGTGTAGTCGGGCGTCGCGAACGCGGGCGAGTACGCGTGGGTGCCCTCCAGCTCTGCCGCCGTGTTGAAGTCGCCGAGCCGCGCCGTACCGTCGGGCATCAGCAGGACGTTGCCGGGCTTGAGGTCGCCGTGCACCCAGCCCGCCCTGTGCAGTTGGTCGAGCCCCTCGCAGACCTGGGCGAGGAGGGCGGGCCCCTCGGGCGGCACTCCGCCGGCGAGCAGGGCGTCCAGGGACCCCTCAGCCTCCTCCAGGACGAGTACGGTGGCGCCGTCGAGCTCGGGGCGGCCCGGGTCGTCGAGCGTGAGCACCTCGTACATCCGGATCAGGCGCGGCGTGCGCACCCGGCGCAGTACCTCGGTCTCGCGCTCGGCGAGCTCGCTCAGGTGCCGCAGCTGGCGCGGCGTACGGGTGCCGGTCGGGAGGACCTTCAGCGCGGCCCGGCCGGGCCGGCCCGGCTCGGGGAGGGCGCGGCGAGCCGCGTACACGCTGCCGAAGGCGCCGGCTCCGAGCAGGTGGCCGACGACCCAGGGGCCGATCCGGTAGCCCGGCGGGACCGCGAGGGCGCCCCGCTGCCCGGCCCGCCCGGTCAGCGGGCGGTACCGGTCGGGGCGGCCGACAGGGCCGCCAGGTCGTGCTCGCGGACCAGGTCGAAGCGCAGGGCCAGCGACACGAGGGTGTCCTTCTTGCCGACCAGTCGCGGTCCCGGATCCGCCGTGTCGGGGCCGGGCTTGAGGCGGAGCTTGACCGCGAGGTAGTCGATGCTCCACTGCACCGCGGCCCGGTTCGCAGCCGGCCACAACGGCCTCAGCCGTTCGACGACCTGCTCGACGGTGGGCAGCGGGGCGTGCGGTTCACCGCGCAGCCGCGGCTCGCAGAGCGCGGTGAGGACCAGGAAGTACCGGCTGCAGCGGTCGAGCGGGAAGGCGAGCGCAGTCGGCTCCCCGCCGGGCTCCCCGGGTTCGTCCGGGTCGGCGTAGTCGTGGCGCGGCGCCCAGACGTCCAGGGTGAGCAGTTCGGAGCCGGCCGGCAGGACGAGGCGGGCGAACTCGAACGGGACGGGCGCTCCCAGCCGGCCGGGCGCGATCTTGATGTGCTCGCCGGCGCCCTCCGGGTTCTCGACCACGTACGTCGACGCGCGGCTCAGGTTGCTGACCGACCAGTACGTGCCCGTGGCGGTGATCTCTCCCGCCGAGCGCGAGACGCCGGCGTGCGGGACGTGCAGGCTGCCGTCGCCCGCGCTCTCGCGGCCGAACCGGAGGGTCTGCCCCGGCGCCAGGCGGATCTGTGCGGCCGGGGACATGGTGGGTCCCGGAACCACGACGATGCTGAACAAGTTGCTCCTCTCCCCCAAGATGCCGGGGGCAGGCTAGCCAGCGGAATCCATCGTTTCTGTAAACGTTGGCCGGTACTCGACAGTCGCCGCGCCGCGCGAAGCGCTCGGTTGAAGGAGGACCTGCGCAGGCCGCAGCGGCTTTCGGGCCCGTCGACGGCGCAACGGCAGACGGTGCCGATGCAGTTGCGGCCCGGCACGCCGGGCCGGTTCCTGTCGGCGGCCGCGTACGCGACACCGTTCGAAGTAGGCCGGAACGCGGTGGTCCCGCCACGGACAACAGCACCGGTACACCCCGCCCCACGCCTGCCGCGGGTGCGCTCGGTCCCGGGGATCCGGGGCGGGCCGGCCGATCCGCCGGGCGAGGGGCAGGGCGTGGTCAGGCGGCCGGTGTGTTCAGCACGTACGTGCGCGAGGCGTGTACGGCGCTGCGCAGCGCGGGGAGGTCGACGTCGAGGACTCGTCCGTTCCACTTGCGGGGTTCGCCGTTGATCAGGACCGTGCTGATGTTGCGCGGGTCGGAACCCAGGACGACGGTGCCGATGGGGTCGTTCAGCGGCATGTTGTTGAGGTCCTCGGCCTGGATGACCAGGAGGTCGGCCTTCTTGCCCGGTGTGAGCGAGCCGGTGACGCCGGCGAGTCCGTTGGTGCGGGCGCCCTGGAGGGTGGCGAAGTCCAGGACGTCGTGGGTGGTGATCCGGGAGGGCTCCCGGTCGGTGCCGTAGACGGCGTTGACCGCGCGCATCCGCTGGAGGGCGTGCAGGGTCCGCATCTGGGTGAACATGTCGCTGACCAGGGCGACTTCGACGTCGATGCTGAGGCCGGGACGGATGCCGGCGGCCAGGGCCTCGTCGACGGCGGGAATCGCGGTCTCCAGGCCGATCTGGGCGTCGGAGGTGGGGGCGAGCGACACGGTGGCGCCGGTCGCACCCATGGCATTCCACGCCTCGGGGGTGAGTCCGGTGGAGTGGATGAGGGTCACGTCGGGGCCGAGGATGCCGTCCTCGGCCCAGCGCAGCACCGCCTCGGAGGACGCCGTGCCGAAGACGGCGTC
This genomic interval carries:
- a CDS encoding serine/threonine-protein kinase, whose translation is MTGRAGQRGALAVPPGYRIGPWVVGHLLGAGAFGSVYAARRALPEPGRPGRAALKVLPTGTRTPRQLRHLSELAERETEVLRRVRTPRLIRMYEVLTLDDPGRPELDGATVLVLEEAEGSLDALLAGGVPPEGPALLAQVCEGLDQLHRAGWVHGDLKPGNVLLMPDGTARLGDFNTAAELEGTHAYSPAFATPDYTPPDLLWSEVGERGTKIRPTADIWAFGVLAHVVLTGSLPLPGGTPAARRDAALRYARGEEELRLSPELPEPWRDIVRDCLARRHEDRARHTAASLLSRVEAAAADRAAPRRVPGILRALDPRRRWRRAVITAGTVALAVLGVVWGSGLLPLGGAAEAGYERCRRGAVCFYAEEDGRGEMCSWVDGDTDWSDGQAPCPWAARSGPRSVYNNGFDLAEGATQVDVLYYAQPDRRELLGCVKVRTRANLTGADRPRSHAWVPNC
- a CDS encoding GPP34 family phosphoprotein, translated to MTTAKDLFIIAMDPQPDRSVGQGDLSLALAGAELIDLIDAEAVALDGDSIVPGQQSALDDRLLDEAAAVLAQQAPYEQVEDWLWRRGRDLAAAYQAALEADGQLARGRSGRSLFGAERLEVVDSPARRQALSRWEAEEPVLAALAAAVGIMRGASEEEPNLDENEAATTVLAVVNDAVMELEAVRQRRSIEKAAFANVWRGP
- a CDS encoding FHA domain-containing protein is translated as MFSIVVVPGPTMSPAAQIRLAPGQTLRFGRESAGDGSLHVPHAGVSRSAGEITATGTYWSVSNLSRASTYVVENPEGAGEHIKIAPGRLGAPVPFEFARLVLPAGSELLTLDVWAPRHDYADPDEPGEPGGEPTALAFPLDRCSRYFLVLTALCEPRLRGEPHAPLPTVEQVVERLRPLWPAANRAAVQWSIDYLAVKLRLKPGPDTADPGPRLVGKKDTLVSLALRFDLVREHDLAALSAAPTGTAR
- a CDS encoding serine hydrolase domain-containing protein; protein product: MKPTHLRLRRACAAAAAAGVLIVPVFAGSASAVTAPAPSTPVPSTPLSAAPSPDADTPFPQLTPAVAAQLDAAIRQVMRQTKVPGVTVGLWAPGKGSYVKTFGVADKATGAPMTTGLHVRIGSETKTFTVTALLQLVDQRKIGLDDPIGKYVKGVPNGDRITLRELAGMRSGLFNYSMDENFNKKLQADPEQSFTPQQLLDYAFKHPVQFAPGAEFDYSNTNLILLGLVVEKITGRPLHEVIAKDVLAPAGLRRTVFPTSAALPDPYAHGYTNQTASGKIEDATRWNPSWAWAAGEMVSDLEDLRSWARTLATGRLLTPATQAERLKTTPMNIQGDGYGLGIFNVQGWIGHNGSIPGYEVLPVYLPQAQATMVILLNTDASYKGQEPSTLFGEAVTGIVTPDHVYPGHQPYVPGKG
- a CDS encoding type B 50S ribosomal protein L31; this translates as MKPRIHPESRSVVFRDRAADVAFLTRSTAHASGTIEWQDGKTYPLVDVEISSASHPLYTGTSRIVDSEGRVERFNRRYGR
- the rpmG gene encoding 50S ribosomal protein L33, producing the protein MARTVTRPVVRLKSTAGTGTTYTTRKSTRNSPDRLVLRKYDPLAGRHVAFREER